A window of Miscanthus floridulus cultivar M001 unplaced genomic scaffold, ASM1932011v1 os_2367_2_3, whole genome shotgun sequence contains these coding sequences:
- the LOC136534909 gene encoding disease resistance protein RGA5-like — MSVVTGALGSLAPKLLQLLHDEYKLQKGVRKQVQWLHSELESIYAFLGEVAEVPWDRLNGQVKVWAREVREASYDMEDVLDTFLVRVEGGEPTDPSRLKRAMKKMGKVFSKAKARRGIAGAIEDIKKNLEELAKRRLKYKLDDNVCNPLATSSTLDPCMKAMCKEVTRLIGVDKSRDELISMLNNPSQPDDVAPDKKITKKVSIVGVGGLGKTTLAKAAYDNLKSHYDCAAFVSVGRDHDLVKVFKDILFELDKIKYDNIHNTRRGVALLIREVQEFLENKRYFIVIDDVWDVPTWEAIKLSLVENNCVSKVITTTRKFDVANEAGDVYKLKPLSDDDSMKLLYTRIFGAEGKYHDKEPEDVINKIVKKCGGIPLAIVTTASLLAGKQKYEWSEVLNSIGFGSKGNMEAEETMTILSFSYYDLPPHLRTCLLYLSTYPEDYVIRKDSLIWKWVAKGFIDGKQGTRLFELGERYFNDLINRSLIQVVENDLDGTVSGCRVHDMVLDLMRKLSSEENFIAILGGNVEGTPAPSNVRRLTHQNRIAEHNNSEAVVIGMPKVRSYTAFMCCIDSRGQFLRFKLLRVLDIVGCNFKEGCHLEHLGDLLHLRYLRIKFYGRFLELPIQLGNLKLLQTLDVGGTLPASIVQLKDLVRLCAQYGVPDGIRKLVSLEELRIVIGCSDKPKRFFKELASLRELRVLVFGTQGTDESMQRDFVESLSNMQKLQYIHVHSSPWLADTAMWEAVGLVLPRPLHYLGWHEIRLSKLPSCINPSALPILAHLELFVITMDEQDLKLLARLPVLCYLNLTTWSTVTASNINSSDRSFFQKLRYFEFNQMVQFEQPDEEDASVSLHIWNGEDATAIASRNSSDSRKVVPSGVMPNLEVLCFNVNLRALKDNYRDYCGNIGLEYLPSLRELRGWIIRGDMPVAESDAALAPLRDACNVHPNHPTFRMLRSY; from the exons ATGAGTGTGGTGACGGGGGCGCTGGGAAGCCTCGCCCCCAAACTTCTTCAGCTGCTCCATGACGAGTACAAGCTCCAGAAGGGCGTGAGGAAGCAGGTGCAGTGGCTCCACAGCGAGCTGGAGAGCATCTATGCCTTCCTCGGCGAGGTCGCGGAGGTGCCATGGGATCGGCTCAACGGGCAAGTCAAGGTGTGGGCACGTGAGGTCAGGGAGGCATCCTATGATATGGAGGATGTCCTCGACACCTTCCTCGTGCGCGTCGAAGGTGGTGAGCCTACTGACCCGAGCAGGCTCAAACGcgctatgaagaagatgggcaAGGTGTTCAGCAAGGCCAAGGCTCGCCGTGGTATTGCTGGTGCCATCGAAgacatcaagaagaatcttgagGAGCTAGCTAAAAGGCGTCTGAAGTACAAACTTGACGACAACGTGTGCAATCCGCTCGCAACATCGTCAACTCTTGATCCTTGCATGAAAGCTATGTGCAAAGAAGTGACACGACTTATTGGTGTCGACAAGTCAAGGGACGAGCTCATATCCATGCTGAATAATCCATCCCAACCAGATGATGTTGCTCCTGACAAGAAGATCACCAAGAAGGTTTCTATTGTAGGAGTTGGGGGACTGGGCAAAACCACTCTTGCCAAAGCGGCGTATGACAACCTAAAATCGCATTATGACTGTGCAGCTTTCGTTTCAGTTGGACGGGATCATGACTTGGTAAAAGTTTTCAAGGACATCCTCTTTGAGCTTGACAAGATAAAGTATGACAACATTCATAACACTAGAAGAGGTGTGGCACTCCTAATTCGTGAAGTCCAAGAATTCCTGGAGAACAAGAG GTATTTTATTGTTATTGATGATGTATGGGATGTGCCCACTTGGGAAGCAATCAAACTGTCACTTGTTGAGAATAATTGTGTAAGTAAAGTAATCACAACTACTCGTAAGTTTGATGTTGCCAATGAAGCTGGTGACGTTTACAAGCTAAAACCACTTTCTGATGATGACTCCATGAAGTTACTCTATACAAGGATATTTGGTGCAGAGGGGAAGTACCATGATAAGGAACCagaagatgtcatcaataaaattGTAAAGAAATGTGGTGGTATACCATTAGCAATCGTGACAACGGCTAGTTTGTTGGCCGGTAAACAAAAGTATGAATGGTCTGAGGTGTTGAACTCTATTGGTTTTGGATCCAAAGGCAATATGGAAGCTGAAGAGACTATGACAATACTTTCATTTAGCTACTACGATCTGCCTCCACATTTGAGGACATGCTTactatatctaagtacatatccAGAAGACTATGTGATCAGAAAGGATTCTTTGATATGGAAGTGGGTAGCTAAAGGATTTATCGATGGGAAACAAGGTACAAGATTATTTGAGCTTGGAGAAAgatacttcaacgatctcattaATAGAAGCTTGATCCAGGTGGTGGAGAACGACTTGGATGGAACAGTATCAGGCTGTCGTGTTCATGATATGGTTCTTGATCTGATGCGTAAGCTTTCATCTGAAGAAAACTTTATTGCTATATTAGGAGGCAATGTGGAAGGAACACCTGCACCAAGCAATGTCCGTCGATTAACCCACCAAAATAGAATAGCCGAACACAATAATTCTGAAGCAGTGGTTATTGGGATGCCAAAAGTGAGGTCATATACTGCATTCATGTGTTGTATTGATAGCCGGGGCCAGTTTTTGAGATTTAAACTTTTGCGCGTGCTGGATATAGTGGGTTGTAACTTTAAGGAAGGTTGTCACCTTGAGCATCTTGGTGATTTACTTCACTTGAGGTACCTTAGGATAAAATTCTACGGTCGTTTCCTTGAGCTCCCCATACAACTAGGGAATCTAAAGTTACTGCAAACACTCGATGTGGGTGGAACGTTGCCAGCTAGCATTGTGCAACTAAAAGATCTGGTCCGGCTATGTGCTCAATACGGGGTACCGGATGGCATTCGGAAGCTGGTTTCCCTGGAGGAGCTAAGAATAGTTATTGGTTGCAGTGATAAGCCCAAGAGATTTTTCAAGGAGCTTGCCAGCCTGCGAGAACTGAGGGTGCTCGTGTTCGGCACTCAAGGGACGGACGAGAGCATGCAGAGAGATTTTGTGGAGTCTCTAAGCAATATGCAAAAGCTCCAGTATATACATGTGCATAGTTCACCTTGGTTAGCGGATACAGCCATGTGGGAAGCAGTAGGCTTGGTGCTCCCACGACCTCTCCATTATTTGGGATGGCATGAAATTAGATTGTCCAAATTGCCGTCATGCATTAATCCATCAGCTCTTCCCATCCTGGCCCACTTGGAGCTGTTTGTGATTACTATGGATGAGCAGGATCTGAAACTCCTTGCTAGGTTACCGGTGCTCTGTTATCTCAACCTGACAACATGGTCCACGGTAACAGCAAGCAATATTAACTCCAGTGATCGCAGCTTCTTCCAGAAGTTGAGGTACTTTGAGTTCAATCAAATGGTCCAGTTTGAGCAGCCCGATGAGGAGGACGCTAGCGTTTCATTGCATATatggaatggagaagatgctacGGCCATTGCCTCTAGAAACAGCAGTGACTCCAGAAAAGTTGTACCCTCTGGCGTGATGCCAAATCTTGAAGTGCTTTGTTTTAATGTCAATTTGCGGGCCCTAAAAGATAACTACCGTGACTACTGTGGGAATATTGGCTTGGAGTACCTGCCTTCCCTTCGGGAACTCAGAGGTTGGATCATCCGTGGAGACATGCCTGTTGCGGAGAGCGATGCTGCGTTGGCTCCACTGAGAGACGCATGCAACGTCCATCCCAACCATCCCACGTTTCGTATGCTTAGATCATATTAA